The window ACAAAAATTAGGAAATTATGCCTTTTTAGCAGATTTGAATCCGCTCACTCCTATTTTTGAATGTTTTAAATATGGCTTTATTGGTTCTGGAGATTTCAATATGACAAGATTGTTGATCAGCTTTTCGTTTATCATCATCATATTACTATTGGGGATCATCGTTTTTAATAAATCTGAGAAAACTTTCATAGATACGGTTTAAAATGAGTAATGAGTAATGAGTAATGAGTAATGAAAATTACACTACATTTCATTGTTAGAAAAGATTAATTAAATTTATTTAAAATCAAATCACATGCTTGCATTAAAGGCAGAAAATATATCAAAACAATACAGACTAGGGCAAGTAGGCACGGGAACTTTAACCCATGACCTCAACCGGTTTTGGCACAAAATACGAGGAAAGGAAAACCCTTATCTTAAAATTGGCGAATCTAATGACCGTTCCACTAAAGGATCATCTGATTATGTATGGTCACTTCGCGACATTAATTTTGAAATTGAACAAGGGGATGCTGTAGGAATTATAGGACGAAACGGTGCCGGAAAATCTACTTTATTGAAACTCCTCAGTAAAGTTACCAAACCTACCACCGGAAAAATATATACCAATGGAAGAATTGCCTCTCTCCTCGAAGTGGGAACTGGTTTTCATCCTGAAATGACGGGTCGAGAAAACGTATACCTGAACGGAGCCATCCTTGGAATGACCAAGAAAGAAATTACCAGAAAGTTTGACGAGATTGTAGACTTCTCCGGGGTTGAAAGATATATCGACACTCCCGTAAAAAGATACTCTTCAGGAATGTATGTGCGTTTGGCATTTGCCGTGGCTGCGCATTTAGAATCTGAGATATTGATTGTAGATGAAGTTTTAGCCGTAGGAGATGCGGAATTTCAGAAAAAATGTTTGGGGAAGATGGGTGACGTAAGCAAAGGAGAAGGAAGAACAGTGCTTTTTGTAAGTCATAATATGACGGCTATAGAAAGGCTTTGTACTCATTCTTTATATCTGAAAAACGGAAAGCTCATTGACCATGATATTACCCCAAATATAATCTCAAAATATATTTCAGAAGACCAGAAGCTGAACTCAATGGTAGAATTTGAAAATGAAGACACTAACGACATGCTAATGCATAAGGTTTGGCTTGAAAATATTGATGGGAAAAACACTTCCGATTTTTTTTCTGATGAAGAAATTTTCATTTGCATGAAGTTCACAAACTACAGAGACAACATCAACCTGATACAAGCTCTAAGTATCACTAATGAAATGGAGATTATTGTATTAGCAAGTCATGATTTGAACCCTGAAATAAAAATTCGTAAAAAAGACAAAACTTACATCGCAAAATGTAAAATTCCTTCCCATTTTTTAAACGAAGGAACATTTACCTGCTCTTTAGGACTCATTGACGGACTCACATATCAACCTTTCGTTTTTAAAAGTGATATTCTAAAATTTAGAATCAAAGATAGAGTCAATGGAATTTCCGCAAGAGGTCTTTATACAGGAGCATTTCCAGGTATCGTAAGACCTATTTTAAATTGGGAAACTAAATAAAAACATTAAGAATGAATTTCATTACAAAACTAGCAAAAAGATACCTTCGCAATAAGGGCTATGATATCATTATTCCAAAAGATAGTCTTGTCTTAGACAAGCACAAAGTAACTTACCAAAATGATTTGCTCTATACTTACCATTCATGCGATTTTATGAAAGATCCTAAGTTCTTAGAATCTTATGAGCTCGGTAAAAATACAGATGGTGGTATGTTGCTAAAAGATTATGATATACAATGGAGAATACATGTCTTGGTCTGGGCAGCCAACTATGCCAAAAACCTAGAAGGTGACTTTGCCGATTGTGGGGTAAGCAGCGGTATTTTTGCCCGAGCAATCATCAACTATATAGATTTTAACAATACTGGAAAAACCTATTATCTTCTCGATACATTTCAAGGGATGCATGAAAATTACAGCTCTGAAGAGGAAATGAAAGCGAGCTCCATATTGGGATATGATAAAGAAGATAAATTTGAGAAGGTAAAAAAAACCTTTGAACCATTTAATACTAAAATAATCAAAGGTCCTATACCAGAAACTCTTTCTTTGGTAGATTCTGATAAATTTTCATTTATCTCAATAGATATGAATTCTGTAATTCCCGAGGTAGAAGCATTAAAATTTTTCTGGGACAGATTGGTACCTGGTGGAATTATCGTTTTGGATGACCACGGATATGCAAATGTTACTAAACCTCAAGAATATGCACAAAATGATTTTGCAAAATCGGTAGGTGCAGAAGTTTTATATTTACCTACTTGTCAAGGCATCATTATCAAATCATAATTAATCACCGAAAAGATGAAAAATATTTTATTAAAACTATTTAATAGAAATACTCCAAAGCAACCAGAACCTTACGATTTTGACAAAAACAATCCTTTGGGTGACGGTGGTGAAAGAGTAGATTTTACTTATTCTGAAAACTTAAATATTTCAAAACTAGATTTATATCAGCAAAACCATATTCAAAGGTATTTATTCGCAGAAAAAATAATTCAGTCTGGTCATAATTGTGGAGATTTTGCGTGTGGCACAGGATACGGAAGTGTCATTTTAAGTAAAAAAGCAAACAGCGTACTCGGAATTGACCTCAACGAAAAAGTAATTTCTGAGATAAAAAAAAGGTATCAAAATATTCAAAATGTATCTTTTGAAAACAAAAACTTGTTAGAAATTGATTTTGAAAATGAATTTGACACCATCGTTTCTTTTGAAACAATAGAGCATTTCACTGAAGAAAATATCCTTAGATTACTACGTCTTTATCATAAAGCTTTGAAAAATAATGGACAATTGATATTTTCGGTTCCGTATGTGCAGGAAGAATCTGAAAATGCTAAAAAACTCGGTTTTCATTTAACATTTGAAATCAATGAAAATAAAATTTCAAACTGGCTAAGCAAAATAGGATTTACTGTTGAAAAAAATTATTATCAAAATTATAAAACACATACCATCCACGAAAATCTAGAGGATAAAGAATTTATTATCTGTATCGCCAAAAAAAATGCCTAAAGTTTCTATTTGCATACCAACCTACAATAATCTTGAAGCGTTCAAAAAATGCTTAGACTCTGTTCTCATGCAGACTTATACGGATTATGAAGTTGTAGTGACAGACGATTCTTCGAACGGGGAAATTAAAAACTACCTGAACGAGAATAGTAATCGGGAAAACATTTTTTATTTTAAAAATAAAAAAACTTTAGGTTCTCCTGAAAATTGGAACGAGGCAATAAGAAAATCTAAAGGAGAATACATCAAAATACTTCATCACGATGATTGGTTTACTCACGAAAACTCTTTAGAAATCTTTGTACAACTGCTGGATAAGAACCCTATATCTGCAATTGCTTTTGTAGCATCAAAAAATATAAATTTAGAAAACAATATGATTATTAACTATAATCGACCTTCTAAAGAAAAAATTGAAGAAATTAAAAATAATCCGGTCACCCTTTTGAATGGCAATTTTATTGGAGCTCCAAGTGCTACAATATTCCGAAAAAATAATTTTTCTATTTTTGATAGCAATACAATTTGGTTCGTAGATATTGATTTTTATATACAAATACTATTACAAAATAATAATTTAATATTTTCTGAAATTGATGCAATCAGCATAGGAGCAAGCCCTACCCAGATAACAAAAAGTGTAGAAAGCAATAAAACAATAAATATTGTTGAACATTTTTATCTTTTAAATAAGTGGGGTATAAAAAAAATCATTACCTCTCCTATTGAGCAAACTACCTACTCTCTGATAAAAAAATTTAAAATAAAAAACACACAAGATATTAGAAAATTAGGATTTAAAGATTCTCTACCAACAGATATCAACAAATTATTTAAAAAAATATTTTTTAGTAATTTAAAAGAAAAATTAAAATCTACGATAAGAACAATAGTCTTCCCTAACAAAAAATGATAAATAAATCCTCCAAAATATACATTACAGGCCATCGTGGAATGTTGGGAAGTACCACTTTAAATTTATTTAAAGAAGTTGGCTACACCAATATTATTACAGCAACTCACGCTGAATTAGATTTAACCAACCAACAAGCTGTTGAAGATTTTTTTCAAAAAGAAAAACCTGAGTATGTAATTCATATTGCAGCAAAAGTAGGCGGTATAAAAGCAAACATCGACAATCCTGCGATTTTCTTGTATGACAATCTCATTATGCAGGCAAATGTTATCAATTCATCCTATAAAAACGGTGTTAAAAAATTTGTTTTCTTAGGGAGCTCATGTATTTATCCCAAAGAATCTCCTCAACCGATGAAGGAAGAGTACCTTCTTAGCGGAAAACTAGAACCCACCAACGAAGGATATGCCATCGGAAAAATTGCCGGTATAAAATTATTAGAAACCTATTATCAACAATATGGCTTCAACAGTATCAGTCTTATGCCGAGTAATATTTATGGTCCTAATGACAGTTTTGATTTAGCTCATGCCCATGTTTTATCGTCTTTGGTTAAAAGATTTGTTGATGCTAAGGAAGAAAACGCAACTTCTGTGACACTTTGGGGAACAGGTATTGCGAGACGGGAGTTTTTAAATGTTGCAGATTGTGCAAAAGCGATTTTGTATCTGTTTGAAAATTATAATTCTCATCAATTCATAAACATTGGACCGGGAAATGATATCAGCATAAAAGAATTGGCAACATTAATCTCGCAAAAAACAGGATACGACGGGGAAATCCTTTGGGATGCAGAGAAACCTGATGGCATGCTGAAAAAATGTATGGATGTTGATAAGATGAAACAGGCAGGTTTTGCACCGTCAATTTTATTAGAACAAGGAATAGAAGAAGTTATTAAAAGCTATAAAGAACTTAAGAAATGAGAATACCATTAATGCGTAAAGCCTTCTTAAATGAAGTAGAAACTAAAAAAGCTTTGGCAGAATTCATCCTTCAGGCAGACCGTTTGAGCATGGATGTAGAATGTGGAAAATTTGAAAAAAAATTCGCAGAATATCAGGAATGTAAACACGCCATTCTTTTCAACAGTGGAGGTAGCGCAAATCTTGCCATGTTGCAGGCTTTGAAAAATCTTGGCAAACTAAAAGATGGTGATAAAGTTGGGTTCTCGGCACTGACCTGGTCTACCAATACGATGCCTATTATCCAGATGAACATGGTTCCTGTGGTAATAGACGTTACACCAAACGTGATTAATACAACTTCTGAAGATTTATTAGACCGATTAAAGACAACCGATTTACAAGCACTTTTCATCACCAATATATTAGGTTTTACGGGAGATATTCAGAAAATTAAAGAGATTTGTGAAGAGCGAAATATTATCCTGATAGAAGACAACTGCGAATCTTTAGGAACACAATTACCGGAAGGCAGAACAGGAAATTTTGGGCTTGGAGCCAGTTTCTCATTCTTCGTTGCCCATCACATGAGCACAATAGAAGGCGGAATGGTTTGTACAAGCGATGACGAATATGCCGAAATGCTGCGCATTGTAAGAGCAAACGGTTGGGACAGAAACTTAAATCCTGAACAACAGCAAAAATGGAGATCTGAGTTTGGAATTCAATCTGAGTTTGAAGCTAAATATACTTTTTATGATTTAGGATTCAACTTCAGACCCACCGAAATCACTGGCTTTTTAGGACAATATCAAATGCAGTTTTTAGAGAAAAACATTCAGTCAAGAGAGCAAAATTATTTGAGAATAGAGAAAGTAGTACAAGAAAATCCCGATTTTTTAGACCTTCAGCATGCTCATATTAATGTTTTATCCACATTTGCTTTTCCATTTGTTTGTAAAACACCAGAATTACGCACTCATTATATTCAGAAATTTATAGACGCTGGGGTAGAAATTCGTCCGATGATTGCCGGTAATATGCAGAGTCAGCCCTTTTACAAAAAATACGTAAAAGAAGTTTACGATATGCCCGGAGCAGATATGATGCATAATAACGGTTTTTATTGTGGTAATTATCCTGAGCTTTTAGAAGAAGACCTTGTTGTTTTTGAAAACTTACTTCGTAAATAATTGAAATGGTTGCGATAGAACTCATAGGCGGTTTAGGAAATCAAATGTTTCAGTATGCTACTGCAAGAGCTTTGGCATTATCTCGTAATGAAAAATTGTTGCTAGATCGACATCTTTTTGCGGATTATGAACTTCATAGTTACGGCTTAAATCATTTCAACATAGAATCTGCTTTTCTTGAAAAAGAGGAAACTATTTTTGAACCTTTAAGAATTCTAGAAAAAGTAAAAGCTATTTTCTCACAAAAGAAAATTTATCATCCTTATATAGAGCAAGATTTAACTTATGATAAAGAACTTTTTGAATTTCCGAACAAAAACATATTCTTAAAAGGCTATTTTCAATCAGAAAAATATTTTATCAAATTTAAAAATCAGCTTCGAAAAGATTTTGAAATAAAGTCTCCTTTAAAAAAGGAAACGATAGATTTCCTGAAAATAATTGAAGCTGAAAACTCAATTTCTTTGCATATAAGACGTGGTGATTATGTAAATAACCCTGCAGCAAATGCGATACACGGAACCTGCGACCTTAACTATTACCACAGAGCAATTGAAACAATTAAAAAAGAGATAGAAAATCCTGTATTTTTTATTTTTTCTGATGATATTGATTGGGCAAAAGAAAATTTGAAGATTGACCATAGTACCCATTTTGTTGATTTTAA is drawn from Chryseobacterium muglaense and contains these coding sequences:
- a CDS encoding ABC transporter ATP-binding protein; translation: MLALKAENISKQYRLGQVGTGTLTHDLNRFWHKIRGKENPYLKIGESNDRSTKGSSDYVWSLRDINFEIEQGDAVGIIGRNGAGKSTLLKLLSKVTKPTTGKIYTNGRIASLLEVGTGFHPEMTGRENVYLNGAILGMTKKEITRKFDEIVDFSGVERYIDTPVKRYSSGMYVRLAFAVAAHLESEILIVDEVLAVGDAEFQKKCLGKMGDVSKGEGRTVLFVSHNMTAIERLCTHSLYLKNGKLIDHDITPNIISKYISEDQKLNSMVEFENEDTNDMLMHKVWLENIDGKNTSDFFSDEEIFICMKFTNYRDNINLIQALSITNEMEIIVLASHDLNPEIKIRKKDKTYIAKCKIPSHFLNEGTFTCSLGLIDGLTYQPFVFKSDILKFRIKDRVNGISARGLYTGAFPGIVRPILNWETK
- a CDS encoding TylF/MycF/NovP-related O-methyltransferase — encoded protein: MNFITKLAKRYLRNKGYDIIIPKDSLVLDKHKVTYQNDLLYTYHSCDFMKDPKFLESYELGKNTDGGMLLKDYDIQWRIHVLVWAANYAKNLEGDFADCGVSSGIFARAIINYIDFNNTGKTYYLLDTFQGMHENYSSEEEMKASSILGYDKEDKFEKVKKTFEPFNTKIIKGPIPETLSLVDSDKFSFISIDMNSVIPEVEALKFFWDRLVPGGIIVLDDHGYANVTKPQEYAQNDFAKSVGAEVLYLPTCQGIIIKS
- a CDS encoding class I SAM-dependent methyltransferase, which gives rise to MKNILLKLFNRNTPKQPEPYDFDKNNPLGDGGERVDFTYSENLNISKLDLYQQNHIQRYLFAEKIIQSGHNCGDFACGTGYGSVILSKKANSVLGIDLNEKVISEIKKRYQNIQNVSFENKNLLEIDFENEFDTIVSFETIEHFTEENILRLLRLYHKALKNNGQLIFSVPYVQEESENAKKLGFHLTFEINENKISNWLSKIGFTVEKNYYQNYKTHTIHENLEDKEFIICIAKKNA
- a CDS encoding glycosyltransferase family 2 protein, yielding MPKVSICIPTYNNLEAFKKCLDSVLMQTYTDYEVVVTDDSSNGEIKNYLNENSNRENIFYFKNKKTLGSPENWNEAIRKSKGEYIKILHHDDWFTHENSLEIFVQLLDKNPISAIAFVASKNINLENNMIINYNRPSKEKIEEIKNNPVTLLNGNFIGAPSATIFRKNNFSIFDSNTIWFVDIDFYIQILLQNNNLIFSEIDAISIGASPTQITKSVESNKTINIVEHFYLLNKWGIKKIITSPIEQTTYSLIKKFKIKNTQDIRKLGFKDSLPTDINKLFKKIFFSNLKEKLKSTIRTIVFPNKK
- a CDS encoding GDP-L-fucose synthase family protein — its product is MINKSSKIYITGHRGMLGSTTLNLFKEVGYTNIITATHAELDLTNQQAVEDFFQKEKPEYVIHIAAKVGGIKANIDNPAIFLYDNLIMQANVINSSYKNGVKKFVFLGSSCIYPKESPQPMKEEYLLSGKLEPTNEGYAIGKIAGIKLLETYYQQYGFNSISLMPSNIYGPNDSFDLAHAHVLSSLVKRFVDAKEENATSVTLWGTGIARREFLNVADCAKAILYLFENYNSHQFINIGPGNDISIKELATLISQKTGYDGEILWDAEKPDGMLKKCMDVDKMKQAGFAPSILLEQGIEEVIKSYKELKK
- a CDS encoding DegT/DnrJ/EryC1/StrS family aminotransferase, which codes for MRIPLMRKAFLNEVETKKALAEFILQADRLSMDVECGKFEKKFAEYQECKHAILFNSGGSANLAMLQALKNLGKLKDGDKVGFSALTWSTNTMPIIQMNMVPVVIDVTPNVINTTSEDLLDRLKTTDLQALFITNILGFTGDIQKIKEICEERNIILIEDNCESLGTQLPEGRTGNFGLGASFSFFVAHHMSTIEGGMVCTSDDEYAEMLRIVRANGWDRNLNPEQQQKWRSEFGIQSEFEAKYTFYDLGFNFRPTEITGFLGQYQMQFLEKNIQSREQNYLRIEKVVQENPDFLDLQHAHINVLSTFAFPFVCKTPELRTHYIQKFIDAGVEIRPMIAGNMQSQPFYKKYVKEVYDMPGADMMHNNGFYCGNYPELLEEDLVVFENLLRK
- a CDS encoding alpha-1,2-fucosyltransferase, whose amino-acid sequence is MVAIELIGGLGNQMFQYATARALALSRNEKLLLDRHLFADYELHSYGLNHFNIESAFLEKEETIFEPLRILEKVKAIFSQKKIYHPYIEQDLTYDKELFEFPNKNIFLKGYFQSEKYFIKFKNQLRKDFEIKSPLKKETIDFLKIIEAENSISLHIRRGDYVNNPAANAIHGTCDLNYYHRAIETIKKEIENPVFFIFSDDIDWAKENLKIDHSTHFVDFNDASTNYEDLKLMSNCKHNIIANSSFSWWGAWLNSYKFKIVITPSKWFKTDIHNSKDIIPESWMKI